Proteins co-encoded in one Prunus persica cultivar Lovell chromosome G6, Prunus_persica_NCBIv2, whole genome shotgun sequence genomic window:
- the LOC18773935 gene encoding pentatricopeptide repeat-containing protein At5g66520, producing MVSRQIQLLIQRSSSAAHLLQLHSLVLKTGLDHNPNFVSHYIYAACSISVEFSKLVFDHIPIKPPLFAWNSIIRAFTNSSNPLESLNFFFQLHRIGLKPDNFTYPFVLKACGRCSIVGVGGPVHSLILKVGFDSDRYIRNTLLRMYAACGAIRLARRVFDEMTVRDVVSWSSMIAGYVACNCPLDAFKVFQDMKLANENPNSVTLVSLLSACTRLLNFRAGESIHCYIVVNCIGIDVALGTALLEMYSKCGHVEKAFQVFNSMSEKNLQSWTIMISGLPDHGHGKDAISLFTRMEQTGLVPDSMSFSAILSACSHLGLVHKGRQFFNQMVRTYGIQPTLEHYGCLVDLLGRAGLIEEAYEIIKNMPMEPNSVILRSFLCACRNHGVAITLDDKLRKLLISEPNLGANYVLAASVSSLSGCWNDAADLRVAMKQNGLVKVPGCSWVEVGGGGSTAATINEPLV from the exons ATGGTTTCCCGCCAGATTCAACTGCTCATTCAACGGTCAAGTTCTGCTGCTCATCTACTCCAACTCCACTCTCTCGTCCTTAAAACCGGTCTCGATCACAACCCCAACTTCGTCTCTCACTACATATATGCTGCCTGCTCAATTTCGGTCGAATTTTCCAAACTGGTCTTTGATCATATACCCATTAAGCCTCCACTCTTTGCTTGGAATTCAATTATCAGAGCCTTTACAAACAGCTCAAATCCACTTGAATCGCTCAACTTCTTCTTTCAGCTTCACAGAATTGGGCTTAAACCCGACAATTTTACGTacccttttgttttgaaagCATGCGGTCGATGTTCAATTGTTGGAGTAGGTGGGCCTGTGCATTCTTTGATTCTCAAGGTGGGTTTTGATTCGGACCGGTATATACGGAATACCCTTTTGAGGATGTATGCTGCTTGTGGCGCAATCAGGCTTGCAAGGCgggtgtttgatgaaatgactGTTAGAGATGTGGTTTCTTGGAGCTCTATGATTGCAGGATATGTAGCATG cAATTGTCCCTTGGATGCCTTTAAGGTTTTTCAAGACATGAAACTAGCGAATGAAAACCCAAATTCAGTCACTTTGGTAAGCTTGCTTTCTGCCTGTACCCGCCTACTTAATTTTAGAGCAGGAGAGTCCATTCATTGCTACATTGTTGTCAATTGCATTGGGATAGATGTTGCTTTGGGGACAGCTCTCCTTGAGATGTATTCTAAGTGTGGGCACGTTGAGAAAGCCTTCCAAGTTTTCAATTCAATGAGTGAGAAGAATTTGCAGTCTTGGACAATTATGATCTCTGGTCTTCCCGATCATGGTCATGGAAAGGATGCTATCTCATTGTTTACCCGCATGGAACAAACTGGGCTGGTACCAGACAGCATGTCATTTTCTGCCATCTTGTCAGCTTGTAGCCATTTGGGCCTCGTACATAAAGGTCGACAATTTTTCAATCAGATGGTGAGAACGTATGGTATTCAGCCAACATTGGAACATTATGGATGCTTAGTAGATTTGCTTGGAAGAGCTGGTCTGATTGAAGAAGCTTATGAGATTATCAAAAATATGCCAATGGAGCCTAACTCTGTTATATTGAGGAGCTTCTTGTGTGCTTGTAGGAACCATGGCGTGGCTATTACTTTAGATGATAAACTCAGGAAACTCCTTATATCAGAGCCTAACCTGGGAGCAAACTATGTACTTGCTGCTAGTGTGTCTTCTCTTTCTGGTTGTTGGAATGATGCTGCTGATCTACGAGTAGCCATGAAACAGAATGGTTTGGTAAAGGTTCCCGGGTGCAGTTGGGTGGAGgtaggtggtggtggttctACTGCAGCTACTATAAACGAGCCTCTAGTGTAA